One Deinococcus planocerae DNA segment encodes these proteins:
- a CDS encoding GNAT family N-acetyltransferase — protein MTLAVRPFTDEDAPAWVALSNLALGHRVTVEDFRAQETRRDPSQLSRRWVIEVGGEVRALAHLHVFPFDPPGFLHARVLVHPEARGQGVGRALWVLLEKAAQEANAEGLVADVDDRDPESLAWAERRGFRNHAHRFASELNLTSFDEAPHLPALARVEEQGVTFTDLVGADERAVERYLSFVADRLTETPDLAGHPRWPSKQVREVLRLDHGGRPAWLILAVSPGGEWLGTTAMIPIRREFVYNELTATHPQARGRGLALPLKLHAIRRAREAGFSLMRTNNHSTNAPMLRVNARLGFGARPGRYELHRPFR, from the coding sequence GTGACTCTCGCCGTGCGCCCCTTCACCGACGAGGACGCGCCTGCCTGGGTGGCCCTGTCGAACCTCGCGCTGGGCCACAGGGTGACCGTCGAGGATTTTCGGGCCCAGGAGACGAGGCGTGACCCGTCACAGCTCAGCCGCCGTTGGGTGATCGAGGTCGGCGGAGAGGTACGCGCTTTGGCCCACCTCCATGTCTTCCCCTTCGACCCGCCGGGCTTCCTCCATGCCCGCGTCCTCGTTCACCCGGAGGCGCGGGGGCAGGGCGTGGGGCGCGCGTTGTGGGTGCTCTTGGAGAAGGCCGCGCAAGAGGCCAACGCCGAAGGTCTGGTCGCCGACGTGGACGACCGTGACCCGGAGAGTCTGGCCTGGGCCGAGCGGCGGGGCTTTCGCAACCACGCCCACCGCTTCGCCTCCGAACTCAACCTGACGAGCTTTGACGAGGCGCCGCACCTTCCCGCCCTCGCCCGGGTGGAGGAGCAGGGCGTGACCTTCACCGACCTCGTGGGGGCGGACGAGAGGGCGGTGGAGCGCTACCTGAGCTTCGTGGCCGACCGCCTCACCGAGACGCCCGACCTCGCCGGGCACCCGCGCTGGCCCTCGAAGCAGGTGCGCGAGGTGCTCCGCCTCGACCACGGCGGGCGCCCCGCCTGGCTCATCCTGGCCGTGTCGCCCGGGGGCGAGTGGCTGGGCACGACGGCGATGATTCCAATTCGGCGGGAGTTTGTCTACAACGAACTCACCGCCACGCATCCGCAGGCGCGCGGGCGGGGGCTGGCGCTGCCCCTCAAGCTGCACGCCATCCGCCGGGCGCGGGAGGCGGGCTTCTCGCTGATGAGGACGAACAATCACAGCACGAACGCGCCCATGCTCCGGGTGAACGCGCGGCTCGGTTTCGGGGCGCGGCCCGGGCGATATGAGCTGCACCGTCCATTCCGGTAG